The Sphingosinithalassobacter sp. CS137 genome includes a region encoding these proteins:
- a CDS encoding lytic transglycosylase domain-containing protein: MNVASIGNTADVQSAIALASRRTGVDFNYLLGQAQVESGMRADARARTSSATGLYQFIEQSWLAVVKEHGEKHGLGWASDNIRQSASGRFTVADPATRSAILDLRTNPQVAALMAAEHASDNQAALESSLGRATNGTDLYMAHFLGLGGARSFLGALETNPGRSGASMFPAAARANRNIFYAANGQPKSLSEIYRGFAAKLDRGAAAVGATGLASALPSGAAEVRALANGGAVIPGTRAVAGDTPWVETTLANLNTLRQVDPLRPTPDTARLAYLMLASLGG, translated from the coding sequence ACGTCCAGTCGGCGATCGCGCTGGCCAGCCGGCGTACCGGCGTCGACTTCAACTATCTGCTTGGCCAGGCGCAGGTCGAAAGCGGGATGCGGGCCGATGCGCGCGCCCGCACCTCCAGCGCGACCGGCCTCTATCAATTCATCGAGCAGAGCTGGCTCGCCGTCGTCAAAGAACATGGCGAGAAGCACGGCCTCGGCTGGGCGTCCGACAATATTCGCCAGAGTGCGAGCGGACGCTTCACCGTCGCGGACCCCGCGACGCGCAGCGCGATTCTCGATCTGCGCACCAATCCCCAGGTCGCCGCACTGATGGCCGCCGAACACGCGTCCGACAATCAGGCTGCCCTCGAATCGTCGCTCGGCCGCGCCACCAACGGGACCGATCTCTACATGGCGCATTTTCTTGGCCTGGGCGGTGCGCGCTCCTTCCTTGGAGCGCTGGAGACGAACCCTGGCCGGTCGGGAGCGTCGATGTTTCCCGCGGCGGCGCGCGCGAATCGCAACATCTTCTATGCGGCGAACGGCCAGCCGAAATCGCTCTCCGAAATTTATCGGGGCTTCGCCGCGAAGCTCGACCGCGGCGCCGCTGCCGTCGGTGCGACCGGACTCGCCTCGGCGTTGCCGAGTGGCGCGGCCGAGGTTCGTGCGCTCGCGAACGGCGGGGCCGTGATCCCCGGGACGCGCGCGGTCGCGGGCGACACGCCGTGGGTCGAAACGACGCTCGCCAATCTGAACACGCTGCGTCAGGTCGATCCGCTGCGCCCCACGCCCGACACTGCGCGGCTCGCCTATCTGATGCTCGCGAGCCTGGGGGGCTGA
- a CDS encoding DUF1810 domain-containing protein yields MVANELDRFVAAQRDSYAAALAELRAGDKRGHWMWFVFPQIAGLGRSAQAQRYAIVDRAEACAYLAHDQLGPRLVECSEAVLDWRGRRTAEAMLGDIDAMKLRSSMTLFEAVSGDARFAAVLDGFYSGARDDRTLALLDR; encoded by the coding sequence ATGGTAGCGAACGAACTCGATCGTTTCGTCGCGGCGCAGCGCGACAGCTATGCCGCTGCGCTCGCCGAGCTGCGCGCCGGCGACAAGCGCGGTCACTGGATGTGGTTCGTCTTTCCGCAGATCGCCGGGCTCGGCCGTAGCGCGCAAGCGCAACGCTATGCGATCGTCGACCGCGCCGAGGCGTGCGCCTATCTGGCGCATGACCAGCTCGGGCCCAGGCTTGTCGAGTGCAGCGAGGCGGTGCTCGACTGGCGCGGGCGCAGAACGGCCGAGGCGATGCTCGGCGACATCGATGCGATGAAACTGCGCTCGTCGATGACTCTGTTCGAGGCGGTAAGCGGCGATGCGCGGTTCGCCGCGGTTCTCGACGGCTTCTATTCGGGCGCGCGCGACGATCGGACGCTGGCGCTGCTCGACCGCTAG
- the flhA gene encoding flagellar biosynthesis protein FlhA → MTAVSLSPASFGPAMKSFALPLAILLLVALMVVPIPAFLLDAFFIMNIMISLAVLMVALNAQKPLDFSAFPTVLLFVTLFRLGLNVASTRVVLVHGHEGEAAAGHVIEAFGTFLIGGDYVVGLLVFSILIIINMIVVTKGAGRVSEVSARFTLDALPGKQMAIDADLNAGLITPDEARARRIEVSTEADFYGAMDGSSKFVKGDAIAGLLILAINILGGLILGTITHQMSVGDAAQTYVLLAIGDALVAQIPALLLSIAAAAIVTRVTSSHDLAGQIGSQFGSHRTWTPVAVILGLLGILPGMPALVILPAAAGAGFAAWKLRAIANRPPPPEPVATEPADLSRIGWDEVTDSCHVMLDIGYGLVPLVDERRGGPLMGRITGVRRQLSKELGFVVPQVRVRDDINLPPFTYRILIGGVVVGEDSVSPDEMLALDTGEAAGSIHGKPCKDPTFGLDAIWVNPGDADAATGAGYLVVDPGTVVATHLNQMLLQNASDLLGPDEVQALLDGLKDRAAQLVAALSPQPLPLTTLTQVLRGLLAESIPLKEFRRIAAAIAVAAQRTPDAEEIIELIRPELGALIIQKLCGVREPLRVMTLEGQLEALLGQAVRADGSNRHTIEPDLGQRIAQALSHAAAPLIAEAKPFVLVVQPSIRRAIRKLVKSVLPDTPVMSFFEVPEEKPVEVVAVIGAPEALPA, encoded by the coding sequence ATGACTGCCGTTTCGCTTTCGCCCGCTTCGTTCGGACCCGCGATGAAGAGTTTCGCGCTGCCACTCGCGATCCTGCTGCTCGTGGCGCTGATGGTGGTCCCGATCCCGGCGTTCCTGCTCGACGCCTTCTTCATCATGAACATCATGATCTCGCTCGCCGTGCTCATGGTGGCGCTCAATGCGCAGAAGCCGCTCGATTTCTCCGCCTTCCCCACCGTGCTGCTCTTCGTCACGCTGTTTCGGCTCGGATTGAACGTCGCCTCGACGCGCGTCGTGCTCGTCCATGGCCACGAAGGCGAGGCCGCCGCAGGGCATGTGATCGAGGCGTTCGGCACCTTCCTGATCGGCGGCGACTATGTGGTCGGACTGCTCGTCTTCTCGATCCTGATCATCATCAACATGATCGTGGTGACCAAGGGCGCCGGCCGCGTCTCCGAAGTCTCGGCGCGCTTCACGCTCGATGCGCTGCCGGGCAAGCAGATGGCGATCGACGCCGACCTCAACGCCGGCCTCATTACGCCGGACGAGGCACGCGCGCGCCGCATCGAAGTATCGACCGAAGCAGATTTCTACGGCGCGATGGATGGTTCGTCCAAGTTCGTGAAGGGCGATGCGATCGCTGGTCTGCTGATCCTCGCGATCAACATCCTCGGCGGCCTGATCCTCGGCACGATCACGCATCAGATGAGCGTGGGCGACGCCGCACAGACTTATGTGCTGCTGGCGATCGGCGACGCGCTGGTGGCGCAGATCCCGGCGCTGCTGCTTTCGATCGCCGCTGCCGCGATCGTCACGCGCGTCACTTCGAGCCACGATCTCGCCGGACAGATCGGTAGCCAGTTCGGCAGCCATCGCACCTGGACGCCGGTGGCGGTCATTCTGGGACTGCTGGGCATCCTCCCCGGAATGCCCGCGCTCGTCATCCTGCCTGCCGCTGCCGGCGCAGGTTTCGCCGCCTGGAAGCTCCGTGCGATTGCGAACCGACCGCCGCCGCCCGAGCCGGTGGCTACCGAACCGGCCGACCTCTCCAGGATCGGCTGGGACGAGGTGACCGACAGCTGCCACGTCATGCTCGACATCGGCTACGGCCTCGTGCCGCTGGTCGACGAGCGCCGCGGCGGCCCGCTCATGGGCCGCATCACCGGCGTGCGCCGCCAGCTCTCGAAGGAGCTGGGGTTCGTCGTGCCGCAGGTGCGGGTGCGCGACGACATCAATCTGCCGCCCTTCACCTATCGCATCCTGATCGGCGGCGTGGTGGTGGGCGAGGATTCGGTCTCGCCCGACGAGATGCTGGCGCTCGACACCGGGGAAGCCGCGGGCTCGATTCACGGCAAACCCTGCAAGGATCCGACGTTCGGGCTCGACGCGATCTGGGTCAATCCGGGCGACGCCGACGCCGCGACCGGCGCGGGGTATCTCGTGGTCGATCCGGGCACGGTCGTCGCCACGCACCTCAATCAGATGCTGCTCCAGAACGCGTCGGATCTGCTCGGCCCCGACGAGGTGCAGGCGCTGCTCGACGGGCTGAAGGACCGTGCGGCACAGCTCGTCGCGGCGCTGTCGCCGCAGCCGCTGCCTCTCACCACGCTGACGCAGGTGCTGCGCGGGCTGTTGGCCGAGAGCATTCCGCTCAAGGAATTCCGCCGCATTGCCGCCGCGATCGCGGTGGCCGCGCAGCGGACGCCCGACGCCGAGGAGATCATCGAGCTGATCCGGCCCGAGCTCGGCGCGCTCATCATTCAGAAGCTCTGCGGCGTGCGCGAGCCGCTGCGCGTGATGACGCTGGAAGGGCAGCTCGAGGCGCTGCTGGGGCAGGCGGTTCGCGCCGACGGATCGAATCGGCACACGATCGAGCCAGACCTTGGCCAGCGGATCGCCCAGGCGCTCAGCCATGCCGCGGCCCCGCTGATCGCCGAGGCCAAGCCCTTCGTCCTCGTCGTCCAGCCTTCGATCCGGCGCGCGATTCGCAAGCTCGTGAAGAGCGTGCTGCCCGACACGCCGGTGATGAGCTTCTTCGAAGTACCCGAGGAGAAGCCCGTCGAGGTCGTCGCGGTGATCGGTGCGCCGGAGGCGCTTCCCGCATGA
- a CDS encoding sigma-70 family RNA polymerase sigma factor encodes MTAAAAQSPLTYSRTPSSEREAEALVRRHLHTVRRVAWHIHGSMSTIVDVEDLIQIGLVALVEAASAFEDRGQVSFESYLMTRLRGAMIDELRRQATLTRGAMRRRRAYNGAVASLSESLGRTPTDSEVAEKLEITPEKLRLEYATAEAIRFDSIDDVYSDEAPWFMADEPDAFDQLAEADQREALIEAIAGLPEREAMVIQLYYVEELNLEEIGQVIGVGAARVCQIKSAAHARLKKALRARLG; translated from the coding sequence ATGACGGCAGCCGCCGCGCAGTCGCCGCTTACCTATTCGCGCACTCCTTCGTCCGAACGCGAGGCGGAGGCGCTGGTCCGCCGCCATCTGCACACGGTGCGCCGGGTCGCCTGGCACATCCACGGATCGATGAGCACGATCGTCGATGTCGAGGATTTGATCCAGATCGGGCTGGTCGCGCTGGTCGAGGCGGCGAGCGCGTTTGAGGATCGCGGGCAGGTGAGCTTCGAAAGCTATCTGATGACGCGGCTGCGCGGCGCGATGATCGACGAGCTTCGGCGACAGGCAACGCTGACTCGCGGCGCGATGCGGCGGCGGCGCGCGTACAACGGCGCGGTGGCCAGCCTTTCCGAGAGTCTCGGCCGCACACCCACCGATAGCGAAGTGGCGGAAAAGCTGGAAATCACGCCGGAGAAGCTGCGGCTGGAATATGCCACGGCCGAGGCGATCCGCTTCGATTCGATCGATGACGTCTATTCGGACGAGGCGCCCTGGTTCATGGCCGACGAGCCCGATGCCTTCGATCAGCTCGCCGAAGCCGATCAGCGCGAAGCACTGATCGAGGCGATCGCGGGCCTGCCCGAGCGCGAGGCGATGGTGATCCAGCTCTATTACGTCGAGGAACTCAACCTCGAGGAAATCGGCCAGGTGATCGGAGTCGGAGCCGCGCGCGTCTGCCAGATCAAGTCGGCGGCGCATGCGCGCCTGAAGAAGGCGTTGCGGGCGCGGCTCGGCTAG
- a CDS encoding flagellin — translation MTVIGTNIASLRASNASMGATASLQTAMERLSTGKRINSAKDDAAGLAIASRMTSQVRSMAVAIRNANDGISLAQTAEGSLGEVTNMLQRMKELATQSANGTLGTIERSTLQSEMDQLVAEIDNVSKTANFNGVKLLDGSLKALTLQTGINAGETISVSMVAASTGKLGLLALEGSASGGNVGATALAAGSVTINGVAIGASTDGSAAAKAAAINAKSEETGVTATATNAVSLTVDASKFTTQAPNSVTLTVDTGEIAEALSLTIGGETVTLTAADETAGSVQALADRINATSAVTDAGYVASVDTGKLVLTRADGGDIEFAAGDAVFTAATDFEGETVALTSLSTGVTAEGPEAEAITIKVGDTDVALAGTETDVDDLVATINDADGVSDAGIVASNVDGKLVLTAADGGNVALKGANGVFTAATGADGEAMDLTAIDSTGVTATGTVALSAEEGELVAISGTEAGLTATGLTATNTTLAISSQTEASDALAVIDAALDKISASRGDLGAVQNRLQSTVNNLSTISTNLEEARSRIEDADFSAETTALAKAQILAQASTAMLAQANQSQQSVLQLLR, via the coding sequence AGGTTCGCAGCATGGCGGTCGCCATCCGCAATGCGAACGACGGCATTTCGCTCGCCCAGACCGCCGAAGGATCGCTCGGCGAAGTCACCAACATGCTTCAGCGCATGAAGGAACTGGCCACTCAGTCGGCGAACGGCACGCTCGGAACGATCGAGCGCTCAACGCTGCAGTCGGAAATGGACCAGCTGGTCGCCGAGATCGACAATGTCTCGAAAACCGCCAACTTCAACGGCGTGAAGCTGCTCGACGGTTCGCTCAAGGCCCTGACGCTGCAGACCGGCATCAACGCCGGCGAGACGATCAGCGTGTCGATGGTGGCCGCGTCGACCGGCAAGCTGGGTCTGCTGGCGCTCGAAGGAAGCGCCAGCGGCGGTAACGTCGGCGCGACTGCGCTGGCGGCGGGCAGCGTGACGATCAACGGTGTCGCGATCGGCGCTTCCACCGATGGATCGGCAGCGGCAAAGGCGGCCGCGATCAACGCGAAGTCTGAGGAAACCGGCGTCACCGCGACCGCGACCAACGCCGTCTCGCTGACCGTCGACGCGAGCAAGTTCACCACCCAGGCGCCGAACAGCGTCACGCTGACGGTCGATACCGGCGAGATCGCCGAGGCGCTCAGCCTCACGATCGGCGGCGAGACGGTCACGCTTACCGCTGCCGACGAGACCGCCGGCAGCGTGCAGGCGCTGGCCGATCGCATCAACGCCACGTCGGCCGTCACCGACGCGGGCTATGTCGCGTCGGTCGATACCGGAAAGCTGGTGCTGACGCGTGCCGACGGCGGCGATATCGAATTCGCGGCCGGCGATGCGGTCTTCACTGCGGCGACTGACTTCGAGGGCGAAACCGTCGCGCTCACCAGCCTGTCGACCGGCGTGACCGCCGAAGGTCCGGAAGCCGAAGCGATCACGATCAAGGTGGGCGATACCGACGTCGCTCTGGCCGGCACCGAAACCGACGTCGACGACCTGGTGGCGACCATCAACGACGCCGATGGCGTGTCCGATGCCGGTATCGTCGCGTCGAACGTCGACGGCAAGCTGGTGCTGACCGCCGCCGACGGAGGGAACGTCGCGCTGAAGGGCGCCAACGGCGTGTTCACTGCGGCCACTGGCGCCGACGGTGAAGCCATGGATCTGACGGCGATCGACTCCACCGGCGTGACGGCCACCGGAACGGTCGCACTCTCGGCCGAGGAAGGCGAACTGGTCGCCATCTCCGGCACCGAGGCGGGACTCACCGCCACCGGGCTGACTGCGACGAACACCACGCTCGCGATCAGCAGCCAGACCGAGGCTTCGGATGCGCTGGCGGTGATCGACGCGGCGCTCGACAAGATCTCGGCGAGCCGCGGTGATCTGGGTGCGGTGCAGAACCGCCTCCAGTCGACGGTCAACAATCTGAGCACGATCTCGACCAATCTCGAAGAGGCGCGCAGCCGGATCGAGGACGCCGATTTCTCGGCCGAGACGACTGCGCTCGCAAAGGCGCAGATCCTGGCGCAGGCATCGACTGCGATGCTCGCCCAGGCCAACCAGAGCCAGCAATCGGTTCTGCAGCTGCTCCGCTAA